The proteins below are encoded in one region of Homo sapiens chromosome 2, GRCh38.p14 Primary Assembly:
- the AQP12B gene encoding putative aquaporin-12B isoform X8, with amino-acid sequence MAGLNVSLSFFFATFTLCEAARRASKALLPVGAYEVFAREAVGAVQLGACFLEMRTLVELGPWAGDFGPDLLLTLLFLLFLAHGVTLDGASANPTVSLQEFLMAEESLPGTLLKLAAQGLGMQAACTLTRLCWAWELSDLHLLQSLMAQSCSSALRTSVPHGALVEAACAFCFHLTLLHLRHSPPAYSGPAVALLVTVTAYTAGPFTSAFFNPALAASVTFACSGHTLLEYVQVYWLGPLTGAVTACLTVDTVPVPSKLQPEEQHGEVMEPPLGPRSGDSGPWLQRPRWSPHLLLHLLSDTRLHLTEGWSWLCCCTRAAFPTFSRGTCSTARRTSTEHPEGSRPRPQGTPRPLQRGPVSGSLGAVVLRGHIPAEWPCSV; translated from the exons ATGGCAGGTCTTAACGTGTCCCTCTCCTTCTTCTTTGCCACCTTCACCCTCTGTGAGGCAGCCAGGCGGGCCTCCAAGGCCCTGCTCCCAGTGGGCGCCTATGAAGTCTTCGCCCGGGAGGCGGTGGGCGCGGTGCAGCTCGGGGCCTGCTTCCTGGAGATGAGGACGCTGGTCGAGCTCGGGCCCTGGGCTGGGGACTTTGGGCCTGACCTGCTGCTCACCCTGCTCTTCCTGCTCTTCCTGGCGCACGGGGTCACCTTGGACGGGGCCTCGGCCAACCCCACCGTGTCCCTGCAGGAGTTCCTCATGGCCGAGGAGTCTCTGCCTGGCACGCTGCTGAAGCTGGCGGCACAGGGGCTGGGCATGCAGGCCGCCTGCACCCTGACGCGCCTCTGCTGGGCCTGGGAGCTCAGTGACCTGCACCTGCTGCAGAGCCTCATGGCCCAGAGCTGCAGCTCGGCCCTGCGCACATCCGTGCCCCACGGGGCGCTTGTGGAGGCCGCCTGCGCCTTTTGTTTCCATCTGACCCTCCTGCACCTGCGGCACAGTCCTCCCGCCTACAGCGGGCCCGCTGTGGCTCTGTTGGTCACCGTCACGGCCTACACGG CCGGGCCCTTCACGTCTGCCTTCTTCAACCCTGCCCTGGCCGCCTCTGTGACCTTTGCCTGCTCGGGACACACCTTACTGGAGTACGTGCAGGTGTACTGGCTGGGCCCTCTGACAG GGGCTGTGACGGCATGTCTCACTGTGGACACCGTCCCGGTGCCGAGCAAGCTGCAGCCAG AGGAGCAGCATGGGGAGGTCATGGAGCCCCCTCTTGGACCTAGATCTGGGGATTCTGGCCCCTGGCTTCAGAGGCCCAGGTGGAGCCCACACCTTCTCCTGCACCTGCTCTCAGACACTCGGCTCCACCTCACTGAG GGATGGTCCTGGCTGTGCTGCTGCACCAGGGCCGCCTTCCCCACCTTTTCCAGAGGAACCTGTTCTACGGCCAGAAGAACAAGTACCGAGCACCCCGAGGGAAGCCGGCCCCGGCCTCAGGGGACACCCAGACCCCTGCAAAGGGGTCCAGTGTCCGGgagcctgggcgcagtggtgtTGAGGGGCCACATTCCAGCTGAGTGGCCTTGCTCTGTGTGA
- the AQP12B gene encoding putative aquaporin-12B isoform X5, with amino-acid sequence MAGLNVSLSFFFATFTLCEAARRASKALLPVGAYEVFAREAVGAVQLGACFLEMRTLVELGPWAGDFGPDLLLTLLFLLFLAHGVTLDGASANPTVSLQEFLMAEESLPGTLLKLAAQGLGMQAACTLTRLCWAWELSDLHLLQSLMAQSCSSALRTSVPHGALVEAACAFCFHLTLLHLRHSPPAYSGPAVALLVTVTAYTAGPFTSAFFNPALAASVTFACSGHTLLEYVQVYWLGPLTGAVTACLTVDTVPVPSKLQPEEQHGEVMEPPLGPRSGDSGPWLQRPRWSPHLLLHLLSDTRLHLTESLRHVQGPRKHTKCIRNPLLPPLPRQHCPLLGTAPCWPLCPHTLGLQGFSETLQFRAASGNRKTGLCPSINPFIHKFSISMSPGELQGCSQEPRSQGWSWLCCCTRAAFPTFSRGTCSTARRTSTEHPEGSRPRPQGTPRPLQRGPVSGSLGAVVLRGHIPAEWPCSV; translated from the exons ATGGCAGGTCTTAACGTGTCCCTCTCCTTCTTCTTTGCCACCTTCACCCTCTGTGAGGCAGCCAGGCGGGCCTCCAAGGCCCTGCTCCCAGTGGGCGCCTATGAAGTCTTCGCCCGGGAGGCGGTGGGCGCGGTGCAGCTCGGGGCCTGCTTCCTGGAGATGAGGACGCTGGTCGAGCTCGGGCCCTGGGCTGGGGACTTTGGGCCTGACCTGCTGCTCACCCTGCTCTTCCTGCTCTTCCTGGCGCACGGGGTCACCTTGGACGGGGCCTCGGCCAACCCCACCGTGTCCCTGCAGGAGTTCCTCATGGCCGAGGAGTCTCTGCCTGGCACGCTGCTGAAGCTGGCGGCACAGGGGCTGGGCATGCAGGCCGCCTGCACCCTGACGCGCCTCTGCTGGGCCTGGGAGCTCAGTGACCTGCACCTGCTGCAGAGCCTCATGGCCCAGAGCTGCAGCTCGGCCCTGCGCACATCCGTGCCCCACGGGGCGCTTGTGGAGGCCGCCTGCGCCTTTTGTTTCCATCTGACCCTCCTGCACCTGCGGCACAGTCCTCCCGCCTACAGCGGGCCCGCTGTGGCTCTGTTGGTCACCGTCACGGCCTACACGG CCGGGCCCTTCACGTCTGCCTTCTTCAACCCTGCCCTGGCCGCCTCTGTGACCTTTGCCTGCTCGGGACACACCTTACTGGAGTACGTGCAGGTGTACTGGCTGGGCCCTCTGACAG GGGCTGTGACGGCATGTCTCACTGTGGACACCGTCCCGGTGCCGAGCAAGCTGCAGCCAG AGGAGCAGCATGGGGAGGTCATGGAGCCCCCTCTTGGACCTAGATCTGGGGATTCTGGCCCCTGGCTTCAGAGGCCCAGGTGGAGCCCACACCTTCTCCTGCACCTGCTCTCAGACACTCGGCTCCACCTCACTGAG TCTCTCAGGCATGTGCAGGGTCCTAGGAAGCATACGAAGTGCATCAGGAACCCCCTCCTGCCCCCGTTGCCGAGGCAGCACTGCCCTCTGCTAGGAACAGCTCCGTGTTGGCCTCTCTGTCCCCACACACTGGGCCTGCAGGGCTTCTCCGAGACTCTTCAGTTCAG GGCAGCTTCAGGAAACCGAAAaacaggcttgtgtccttccatTAACCCCTTTATCCACAAGTTCAGTATCAGCATGAGCCCTGGGGAGCTCCAAGGCTGCAGCCAGGAGCCCCGTAGCCAG GGATGGTCCTGGCTGTGCTGCTGCACCAGGGCCGCCTTCCCCACCTTTTCCAGAGGAACCTGTTCTACGGCCAGAAGAACAAGTACCGAGCACCCCGAGGGAAGCCGGCCCCGGCCTCAGGGGACACCCAGACCCCTGCAAAGGGGTCCAGTGTCCGGgagcctgggcgcagtggtgtTGAGGGGCCACATTCCAGCTGAGTGGCCTTGCTCTGTGTGA
- the AQP12B gene encoding putative aquaporin-12B isoform X3: MAGLNVSLSFFFATFTLCEAARRASKALLPVGAYEVFAREAVGAVQLGACFLEMRTLVELGPWAGDFGPDLLLTLLFLLFLAHGVTLDGASANPTVSLQEFLMAEESLPGTLLKLAAQGLGMQAACTLTRLCWAWELSDLHLLQSLMAQSCSSALRTSVPHGALVEAACAFCFHLTLLHLRHSPPAYSGPAVALLVTVTAYTAGPFTSAFFNPALAASVTFACSGHTLLEYVQVYWLGPLTEEQHGEVMEPPLGPRSGDSGPWLQRPRWSPHLLLHLLSDTRLHLTESLRHVQGPRKHTKCIRNPLLPPLPRQHCPLLGTAPCWPLCPHTLGLQGFSETLQFRLLGAFLSSAPVLCVGSVSPEDPQLRVTRRRPSPGHQSSNWRFTLLKAASGNRKTGLCPSINPFIHKFSISMSPGELQGCSQEPRSQGWSWLCCCTRAAFPTFSRGTCSTARRTSTEHPEGSRPRPQGTPRPLQRGPVSGSLGAVVLRGHIPAEWPCSV; this comes from the exons ATGGCAGGTCTTAACGTGTCCCTCTCCTTCTTCTTTGCCACCTTCACCCTCTGTGAGGCAGCCAGGCGGGCCTCCAAGGCCCTGCTCCCAGTGGGCGCCTATGAAGTCTTCGCCCGGGAGGCGGTGGGCGCGGTGCAGCTCGGGGCCTGCTTCCTGGAGATGAGGACGCTGGTCGAGCTCGGGCCCTGGGCTGGGGACTTTGGGCCTGACCTGCTGCTCACCCTGCTCTTCCTGCTCTTCCTGGCGCACGGGGTCACCTTGGACGGGGCCTCGGCCAACCCCACCGTGTCCCTGCAGGAGTTCCTCATGGCCGAGGAGTCTCTGCCTGGCACGCTGCTGAAGCTGGCGGCACAGGGGCTGGGCATGCAGGCCGCCTGCACCCTGACGCGCCTCTGCTGGGCCTGGGAGCTCAGTGACCTGCACCTGCTGCAGAGCCTCATGGCCCAGAGCTGCAGCTCGGCCCTGCGCACATCCGTGCCCCACGGGGCGCTTGTGGAGGCCGCCTGCGCCTTTTGTTTCCATCTGACCCTCCTGCACCTGCGGCACAGTCCTCCCGCCTACAGCGGGCCCGCTGTGGCTCTGTTGGTCACCGTCACGGCCTACACGG CCGGGCCCTTCACGTCTGCCTTCTTCAACCCTGCCCTGGCCGCCTCTGTGACCTTTGCCTGCTCGGGACACACCTTACTGGAGTACGTGCAGGTGTACTGGCTGGGCCCTCTGACAG AGGAGCAGCATGGGGAGGTCATGGAGCCCCCTCTTGGACCTAGATCTGGGGATTCTGGCCCCTGGCTTCAGAGGCCCAGGTGGAGCCCACACCTTCTCCTGCACCTGCTCTCAGACACTCGGCTCCACCTCACTGAG TCTCTCAGGCATGTGCAGGGTCCTAGGAAGCATACGAAGTGCATCAGGAACCCCCTCCTGCCCCCGTTGCCGAGGCAGCACTGCCCTCTGCTAGGAACAGCTCCGTGTTGGCCTCTCTGTCCCCACACACTGGGCCTGCAGGGCTTCTCCGAGACTCTTCAGTTCAG GCTTCTGGGTGCTTTCCTTAGTTCAGCACCAGTGCTCTGTGTGGGCAGCGTCTCCCCCGAGGATCCGCAGCTCCGGGTTACCCGCAGGCGTCCATCTCCG GGACACCAGTCATCGAATTGGAGGTTCACTCTACTCAA GGCAGCTTCAGGAAACCGAAAaacaggcttgtgtccttccatTAACCCCTTTATCCACAAGTTCAGTATCAGCATGAGCCCTGGGGAGCTCCAAGGCTGCAGCCAGGAGCCCCGTAGCCAG GGATGGTCCTGGCTGTGCTGCTGCACCAGGGCCGCCTTCCCCACCTTTTCCAGAGGAACCTGTTCTACGGCCAGAAGAACAAGTACCGAGCACCCCGAGGGAAGCCGGCCCCGGCCTCAGGGGACACCCAGACCCCTGCAAAGGGGTCCAGTGTCCGGgagcctgggcgcagtggtgtTGAGGGGCCACATTCCAGCTGAGTGGCCTTGCTCTGTGTGA
- the AQP12B gene encoding putative aquaporin-12B isoform X4: MMPGCGAGPLWPSWLCTWVAASGAGAGAAAVVFPEAQVPSPTRLGPLGCGNRPAPALSPQVSCRHSISGGPGRWQEFLMAEESLPGTLLKLAAQGLGMQAACTLTRLCWAWELSDLHLLQSLMAQSCSSALRTSVPHGALVEAACAFCFHLTLLHLRHSPPAYSGPAVALLVTVTAYTAGPFTSAFFNPALAASVTFACSGHTLLEYVQVYWLGPLTGAVTACLTVDTVPVPSKLQPEEQHGEVMEPPLGPRSGDSGPWLQRPRWSPHLLLHLLSDTRLHLTESLRHVQGPRKHTKCIRNPLLPPLPRQHCPLLGTAPCWPLCPHTLGLQGFSETLQFRLLGAFLSSAPVLCVGSVSPEDPQLRVTRRRPSPGHQSSNWRFTLLKAASGNRKTGLCPSINPFIHKFSISMSPGELQGCSQEPRSQGWSWLCCCTRAAFPTFSRGTCSTARRTSTEHPEGSRPRPQGTPRPLQRGPVSGSLGAVVLRGHIPAEWPCSV; encoded by the exons ATGATGCCAGGCTGTGGGGCAGGGCCCCTGTGGCCATCCTGGCTGTGCACCTGGGTGGCAGCCAGTGGGGCGGGAGCTGGGGCTGCAGCTGTGGTGTTCCCAGAGGCCCAGGTGCCCTCTCCCACACGCCTGGGCCCTCTGGGTTGTGGGAACCGGCCAGCTCCTGCTCTGTCCCCTCAGGTGTCCTGCAGGCACAGCATCTCGGGGGGCCCAGGCCGATGGCAG GAGTTCCTCATGGCCGAGGAGTCTCTGCCTGGCACGCTGCTGAAGCTGGCGGCACAGGGGCTGGGCATGCAGGCCGCCTGCACCCTGACGCGCCTCTGCTGGGCCTGGGAGCTCAGTGACCTGCACCTGCTGCAGAGCCTCATGGCCCAGAGCTGCAGCTCGGCCCTGCGCACATCCGTGCCCCACGGGGCGCTTGTGGAGGCCGCCTGCGCCTTTTGTTTCCATCTGACCCTCCTGCACCTGCGGCACAGTCCTCCCGCCTACAGCGGGCCCGCTGTGGCTCTGTTGGTCACCGTCACGGCCTACACGG CCGGGCCCTTCACGTCTGCCTTCTTCAACCCTGCCCTGGCCGCCTCTGTGACCTTTGCCTGCTCGGGACACACCTTACTGGAGTACGTGCAGGTGTACTGGCTGGGCCCTCTGACAG GGGCTGTGACGGCATGTCTCACTGTGGACACCGTCCCGGTGCCGAGCAAGCTGCAGCCAG AGGAGCAGCATGGGGAGGTCATGGAGCCCCCTCTTGGACCTAGATCTGGGGATTCTGGCCCCTGGCTTCAGAGGCCCAGGTGGAGCCCACACCTTCTCCTGCACCTGCTCTCAGACACTCGGCTCCACCTCACTGAG TCTCTCAGGCATGTGCAGGGTCCTAGGAAGCATACGAAGTGCATCAGGAACCCCCTCCTGCCCCCGTTGCCGAGGCAGCACTGCCCTCTGCTAGGAACAGCTCCGTGTTGGCCTCTCTGTCCCCACACACTGGGCCTGCAGGGCTTCTCCGAGACTCTTCAGTTCAG GCTTCTGGGTGCTTTCCTTAGTTCAGCACCAGTGCTCTGTGTGGGCAGCGTCTCCCCCGAGGATCCGCAGCTCCGGGTTACCCGCAGGCGTCCATCTCCG GGACACCAGTCATCGAATTGGAGGTTCACTCTACTCAA GGCAGCTTCAGGAAACCGAAAaacaggcttgtgtccttccatTAACCCCTTTATCCACAAGTTCAGTATCAGCATGAGCCCTGGGGAGCTCCAAGGCTGCAGCCAGGAGCCCCGTAGCCAG GGATGGTCCTGGCTGTGCTGCTGCACCAGGGCCGCCTTCCCCACCTTTTCCAGAGGAACCTGTTCTACGGCCAGAAGAACAAGTACCGAGCACCCCGAGGGAAGCCGGCCCCGGCCTCAGGGGACACCCAGACCCCTGCAAAGGGGTCCAGTGTCCGGgagcctgggcgcagtggtgtTGAGGGGCCACATTCCAGCTGAGTGGCCTTGCTCTGTGTGA
- the AQP12B gene encoding putative aquaporin-12B isoform X2, whose amino-acid sequence MAGLNVSLSFFFATFTLCEAARRASKALLPVGAYEVFAREAVGAVQLGACFLEMRTLVELGPWAGDFGPDLLLTLLFLLFLAHGVTLDGASANPTVSLQEFLMAEESLPGTLLKLAAQGLGMQAACTLTRLCWAWELSDLHLLQSLMAQSCSSALRTSVPHGALVEAACAFCFHLTLLHLRHSPPAYSGPAVALLVTVTAYTAGPFTSAFFNPALAASVTFACSGHTLLEYVQVYWLGPLTAEEQHGEVMEPPLGPRSGDSGPWLQRPRWSPHLLLHLLSDTRLHLTESLRHVQGPRKHTKCIRNPLLPPLPRQHCPLLGTAPCWPLCPHTLGLQGFSETLQFRLLGAFLSSAPVLCVGSVSPEDPQLRVTRRRPSPGHQSSNWRFTLLKAASGNRKTGLCPSINPFIHKFSISMSPGELQGCSQEPRSQGWSWLCCCTRAAFPTFSRGTCSTARRTSTEHPEGSRPRPQGTPRPLQRGPVSGSLGAVVLRGHIPAEWPCSV is encoded by the exons ATGGCAGGTCTTAACGTGTCCCTCTCCTTCTTCTTTGCCACCTTCACCCTCTGTGAGGCAGCCAGGCGGGCCTCCAAGGCCCTGCTCCCAGTGGGCGCCTATGAAGTCTTCGCCCGGGAGGCGGTGGGCGCGGTGCAGCTCGGGGCCTGCTTCCTGGAGATGAGGACGCTGGTCGAGCTCGGGCCCTGGGCTGGGGACTTTGGGCCTGACCTGCTGCTCACCCTGCTCTTCCTGCTCTTCCTGGCGCACGGGGTCACCTTGGACGGGGCCTCGGCCAACCCCACCGTGTCCCTGCAGGAGTTCCTCATGGCCGAGGAGTCTCTGCCTGGCACGCTGCTGAAGCTGGCGGCACAGGGGCTGGGCATGCAGGCCGCCTGCACCCTGACGCGCCTCTGCTGGGCCTGGGAGCTCAGTGACCTGCACCTGCTGCAGAGCCTCATGGCCCAGAGCTGCAGCTCGGCCCTGCGCACATCCGTGCCCCACGGGGCGCTTGTGGAGGCCGCCTGCGCCTTTTGTTTCCATCTGACCCTCCTGCACCTGCGGCACAGTCCTCCCGCCTACAGCGGGCCCGCTGTGGCTCTGTTGGTCACCGTCACGGCCTACACGG CCGGGCCCTTCACGTCTGCCTTCTTCAACCCTGCCCTGGCCGCCTCTGTGACCTTTGCCTGCTCGGGACACACCTTACTGGAGTACGTGCAGGTGTACTGGCTGGGCCCTCTGACAG CAGAGGAGCAGCATGGGGAGGTCATGGAGCCCCCTCTTGGACCTAGATCTGGGGATTCTGGCCCCTGGCTTCAGAGGCCCAGGTGGAGCCCACACCTTCTCCTGCACCTGCTCTCAGACACTCGGCTCCACCTCACTGAG TCTCTCAGGCATGTGCAGGGTCCTAGGAAGCATACGAAGTGCATCAGGAACCCCCTCCTGCCCCCGTTGCCGAGGCAGCACTGCCCTCTGCTAGGAACAGCTCCGTGTTGGCCTCTCTGTCCCCACACACTGGGCCTGCAGGGCTTCTCCGAGACTCTTCAGTTCAG GCTTCTGGGTGCTTTCCTTAGTTCAGCACCAGTGCTCTGTGTGGGCAGCGTCTCCCCCGAGGATCCGCAGCTCCGGGTTACCCGCAGGCGTCCATCTCCG GGACACCAGTCATCGAATTGGAGGTTCACTCTACTCAA GGCAGCTTCAGGAAACCGAAAaacaggcttgtgtccttccatTAACCCCTTTATCCACAAGTTCAGTATCAGCATGAGCCCTGGGGAGCTCCAAGGCTGCAGCCAGGAGCCCCGTAGCCAG GGATGGTCCTGGCTGTGCTGCTGCACCAGGGCCGCCTTCCCCACCTTTTCCAGAGGAACCTGTTCTACGGCCAGAAGAACAAGTACCGAGCACCCCGAGGGAAGCCGGCCCCGGCCTCAGGGGACACCCAGACCCCTGCAAAGGGGTCCAGTGTCCGGgagcctgggcgcagtggtgtTGAGGGGCCACATTCCAGCTGAGTGGCCTTGCTCTGTGTGA
- the AQP12B gene encoding putative aquaporin-12B has protein sequence MAGLNVSLSFFFATFTLCEAARRASKALLPVGAYEVFAREAVGAVQLGACFLEMRTLVELGPWAGDFGPDLLLTLLFLLFLAHGVTLDGASANPTVSLQEFLMAEESLPGTLLKLAAQGLGMQAACTLTRLCWAWELSDLHLLQSLMAQSCSSALRTSVPHGALVEAACAFCFHLTLLHLRHSPPAYSGPAVALLVTVTAYTAGPFTSAFFNPALAASVTFACSGHTLLEYVQVYWLGPLTGMVLAVLLHQGRLPHLFQRNLFYGQKNKYRAPRGKPAPASGDTQTPAKGSSVREPGRSGVEGPHSS, from the exons ATGGCAGGTCTTAACGTGTCCCTCTCCTTCTTCTTTGCCACCTTCACCCTCTGTGAGGCAGCCAGGCGGGCCTCCAAGGCCCTGCTCCCAGTGGGCGCCTATGAAGTCTTCGCCCGGGAGGCGGTGGGCGCGGTGCAGCTCGGGGCCTGCTTCCTGGAGATGAGGACGCTGGTCGAGCTCGGGCCCTGGGCTGGGGACTTTGGGCCTGACCTGCTGCTCACCCTGCTCTTCCTGCTCTTCCTGGCGCACGGGGTCACCTTGGACGGGGCCTCGGCCAACCCCACCGTGTCCCTGCAGGAGTTCCTCATGGCCGAGGAGTCTCTGCCTGGCACGCTGCTGAAGCTGGCGGCACAGGGGCTGGGCATGCAGGCCGCCTGCACCCTGACGCGCCTCTGCTGGGCCTGGGAGCTCAGTGACCTGCACCTGCTGCAGAGCCTCATGGCCCAGAGCTGCAGCTCGGCCCTGCGCACATCCGTGCCCCACGGGGCGCTTGTGGAGGCCGCCTGCGCCTTTTGTTTCCATCTGACCCTCCTGCACCTGCGGCACAGTCCTCCCGCCTACAGCGGGCCCGCTGTGGCTCTGTTGGTCACCGTCACGGCCTACACGG CCGGGCCCTTCACGTCTGCCTTCTTCAACCCTGCCCTGGCCGCCTCTGTGACCTTTGCCTGCTCGGGACACACCTTACTGGAGTACGTGCAGGTGTACTGGCTGGGCCCTCTGACAG GGATGGTCCTGGCTGTGCTGCTGCACCAGGGCCGCCTTCCCCACCTTTTCCAGAGGAACCTGTTCTACGGCCAGAAGAACAAGTACCGAGCACCCCGAGGGAAGCCGGCCCCGGCCTCAGGGGACACCCAGACCCCTGCAAAGGGGTCCAGTGTCCGGgagcctgggcgcagtggtgtTGAGGGGCCACATTCCAGCTGA
- the AQP12B gene encoding putative aquaporin-12B isoform X6 codes for MAGLNVSLSFFFATFTLCEAARRASKALLPVGAYEVFAREAVGAVQLGACFLEMRTLVELGPWAGDFGPDLLLTLLFLLFLAHGVTLDGASANPTVSLQEFLMAEESLPGTLLKLAAQGLGMQAACTLTRLCWAWELSDLHLLQSLMAQSCSSALRTSVPHGALVEAACAFCFHLTLLHLRHSPPAYSGPAVALLVTVTAYTAGPFTSAFFNPALAASVTFACSGHTLLEYVQVYWLGPLTGAVTACLTVDTVPVPSKLQPEEQHGEVMEPPLGPRSGDSGPWLQRPRWSPHLLLHLLSDTRLHLTESLRHVQGPRKHTKCIRNPLLPPLPRQHCPLLGTAPCWPLCPHTLGLQGFSETLQFRDGPGCAAAPGPPSPPFPEEPVLRPEEQVPSTPREAGPGLRGHPDPCKGVQCPGAWAQWC; via the exons ATGGCAGGTCTTAACGTGTCCCTCTCCTTCTTCTTTGCCACCTTCACCCTCTGTGAGGCAGCCAGGCGGGCCTCCAAGGCCCTGCTCCCAGTGGGCGCCTATGAAGTCTTCGCCCGGGAGGCGGTGGGCGCGGTGCAGCTCGGGGCCTGCTTCCTGGAGATGAGGACGCTGGTCGAGCTCGGGCCCTGGGCTGGGGACTTTGGGCCTGACCTGCTGCTCACCCTGCTCTTCCTGCTCTTCCTGGCGCACGGGGTCACCTTGGACGGGGCCTCGGCCAACCCCACCGTGTCCCTGCAGGAGTTCCTCATGGCCGAGGAGTCTCTGCCTGGCACGCTGCTGAAGCTGGCGGCACAGGGGCTGGGCATGCAGGCCGCCTGCACCCTGACGCGCCTCTGCTGGGCCTGGGAGCTCAGTGACCTGCACCTGCTGCAGAGCCTCATGGCCCAGAGCTGCAGCTCGGCCCTGCGCACATCCGTGCCCCACGGGGCGCTTGTGGAGGCCGCCTGCGCCTTTTGTTTCCATCTGACCCTCCTGCACCTGCGGCACAGTCCTCCCGCCTACAGCGGGCCCGCTGTGGCTCTGTTGGTCACCGTCACGGCCTACACGG CCGGGCCCTTCACGTCTGCCTTCTTCAACCCTGCCCTGGCCGCCTCTGTGACCTTTGCCTGCTCGGGACACACCTTACTGGAGTACGTGCAGGTGTACTGGCTGGGCCCTCTGACAG GGGCTGTGACGGCATGTCTCACTGTGGACACCGTCCCGGTGCCGAGCAAGCTGCAGCCAG AGGAGCAGCATGGGGAGGTCATGGAGCCCCCTCTTGGACCTAGATCTGGGGATTCTGGCCCCTGGCTTCAGAGGCCCAGGTGGAGCCCACACCTTCTCCTGCACCTGCTCTCAGACACTCGGCTCCACCTCACTGAG TCTCTCAGGCATGTGCAGGGTCCTAGGAAGCATACGAAGTGCATCAGGAACCCCCTCCTGCCCCCGTTGCCGAGGCAGCACTGCCCTCTGCTAGGAACAGCTCCGTGTTGGCCTCTCTGTCCCCACACACTGGGCCTGCAGGGCTTCTCCGAGACTCTTCAGTTCAG GGATGGTCCTGGCTGTGCTGCTGCACCAGGGCCGCCTTCCCCACCTTTTCCAGAGGAACCTGTTCTACGGCCAGAAGAACAAGTACCGAGCACCCCGAGGGAAGCCGGCCCCGGCCTCAGGGGACACCCAGACCCCTGCAAAGGGGTCCAGTGTCCGGgagcctgggcgcagtggtgtTGA
- the AQP12B gene encoding putative aquaporin-12B isoform X1, which translates to MAGLNVSLSFFFATFTLCEAARRASKALLPVGAYEVFAREAVGAVQLGACFLEMRTLVELGPWAGDFGPDLLLTLLFLLFLAHGVTLDGASANPTVSLQEFLMAEESLPGTLLKLAAQGLGMQAACTLTRLCWAWELSDLHLLQSLMAQSCSSALRTSVPHGALVEAACAFCFHLTLLHLRHSPPAYSGPAVALLVTVTAYTAGPFTSAFFNPALAASVTFACSGHTLLEYVQVYWLGPLTGAVTACLTVDTVPVPSKLQPEEQHGEVMEPPLGPRSGDSGPWLQRPRWSPHLLLHLLSDTRLHLTESLRHVQGPRKHTKCIRNPLLPPLPRQHCPLLGTAPCWPLCPHTLGLQGFSETLQFRLLGAFLSSAPVLCVGSVSPEDPQLRVTRRRPSPGHQSSNWRFTLLKAASGNRKTGLCPSINPFIHKFSISMSPGELQGCSQEPRSQGWSWLCCCTRAAFPTFSRGTCSTARRTSTEHPEGSRPRPQGTPRPLQRGPVSGSLGAVVLRGHIPAEWPCSV; encoded by the exons ATGGCAGGTCTTAACGTGTCCCTCTCCTTCTTCTTTGCCACCTTCACCCTCTGTGAGGCAGCCAGGCGGGCCTCCAAGGCCCTGCTCCCAGTGGGCGCCTATGAAGTCTTCGCCCGGGAGGCGGTGGGCGCGGTGCAGCTCGGGGCCTGCTTCCTGGAGATGAGGACGCTGGTCGAGCTCGGGCCCTGGGCTGGGGACTTTGGGCCTGACCTGCTGCTCACCCTGCTCTTCCTGCTCTTCCTGGCGCACGGGGTCACCTTGGACGGGGCCTCGGCCAACCCCACCGTGTCCCTGCAGGAGTTCCTCATGGCCGAGGAGTCTCTGCCTGGCACGCTGCTGAAGCTGGCGGCACAGGGGCTGGGCATGCAGGCCGCCTGCACCCTGACGCGCCTCTGCTGGGCCTGGGAGCTCAGTGACCTGCACCTGCTGCAGAGCCTCATGGCCCAGAGCTGCAGCTCGGCCCTGCGCACATCCGTGCCCCACGGGGCGCTTGTGGAGGCCGCCTGCGCCTTTTGTTTCCATCTGACCCTCCTGCACCTGCGGCACAGTCCTCCCGCCTACAGCGGGCCCGCTGTGGCTCTGTTGGTCACCGTCACGGCCTACACGG CCGGGCCCTTCACGTCTGCCTTCTTCAACCCTGCCCTGGCCGCCTCTGTGACCTTTGCCTGCTCGGGACACACCTTACTGGAGTACGTGCAGGTGTACTGGCTGGGCCCTCTGACAG GGGCTGTGACGGCATGTCTCACTGTGGACACCGTCCCGGTGCCGAGCAAGCTGCAGCCAG AGGAGCAGCATGGGGAGGTCATGGAGCCCCCTCTTGGACCTAGATCTGGGGATTCTGGCCCCTGGCTTCAGAGGCCCAGGTGGAGCCCACACCTTCTCCTGCACCTGCTCTCAGACACTCGGCTCCACCTCACTGAG TCTCTCAGGCATGTGCAGGGTCCTAGGAAGCATACGAAGTGCATCAGGAACCCCCTCCTGCCCCCGTTGCCGAGGCAGCACTGCCCTCTGCTAGGAACAGCTCCGTGTTGGCCTCTCTGTCCCCACACACTGGGCCTGCAGGGCTTCTCCGAGACTCTTCAGTTCAG GCTTCTGGGTGCTTTCCTTAGTTCAGCACCAGTGCTCTGTGTGGGCAGCGTCTCCCCCGAGGATCCGCAGCTCCGGGTTACCCGCAGGCGTCCATCTCCG GGACACCAGTCATCGAATTGGAGGTTCACTCTACTCAA GGCAGCTTCAGGAAACCGAAAaacaggcttgtgtccttccatTAACCCCTTTATCCACAAGTTCAGTATCAGCATGAGCCCTGGGGAGCTCCAAGGCTGCAGCCAGGAGCCCCGTAGCCAG GGATGGTCCTGGCTGTGCTGCTGCACCAGGGCCGCCTTCCCCACCTTTTCCAGAGGAACCTGTTCTACGGCCAGAAGAACAAGTACCGAGCACCCCGAGGGAAGCCGGCCCCGGCCTCAGGGGACACCCAGACCCCTGCAAAGGGGTCCAGTGTCCGGgagcctgggcgcagtggtgtTGAGGGGCCACATTCCAGCTGAGTGGCCTTGCTCTGTGTGA